From one Macaca nemestrina isolate mMacNem1 chromosome 3, mMacNem.hap1, whole genome shotgun sequence genomic stretch:
- the CXCL8 gene encoding interleukin-8 precursor, with translation MTSKLAVALLAAFLLSAALCEGAVLPRSAKELRCECIKTYSKPFHPKFIKELRVIESGPHCANTEIIVKLSDGRELCLDPKEPWVQRVVEKFVKRAENQNP, from the exons ATGACTTCCAAGCTGGCGGTGGCTCTCTTGGCAGCCTTCCTGCTTTCTGCAGCTCTGTGTGAAG GTGCAGTTTTGCCAAGGAGTGCTAAAGAACTTAGATGTGAGTGCATAAAGACGTACTCCAAACCTTTCCACCCCAAATTTATCAAAGAACTGAGAGTGATTGAGAGTGGACCACACTGTGCCAATACAGAAATTAT TGTAAAACTTTCCGATGGAAGAGAGCTCTGTCTGGACCCCAAGGAACCATGGGTGCAGAGGGTTGTGGAGAAGTTTGTGAAGAG ggcTGAGAATCAAAATCCATAA